AGAGGTTGGTACTATTCACAGCTATACCCACCAGACCTGCTATGACGACTACTGCCGAGGAAAGGAAGAAGTGTCGGATTCGTTTTGTTTGAATGGCTTCTGCCAAGAAAGCCAACACCATGAAAAACATGACGAACAGGAAGTAATAGCTCATCTGTACATGATTAGCCAAGACTTGCAAAGCCGTGAAAAAAGCCATCACGCTACCGCCTGCCAACCACCTCCCATTGTAGATCCAGATCATACCGGCAAGAGTAGGAGGAATAAAACACATAGCTGTCAGCTTCCATATATGTCCGGCCATAATCAGAATCAGGAAGTAGGAAGAAAAGGCCCATGCGATGGAGCCTATGACTGCCGGCAAAATCCTGATTCGAAGCGATCTAAGGAAAAGAAAGAACCCTCCCATCATGGCAAAAAGCATCCAGGCATAGGTGCCTAATAGATAGAAAGGCTTGCGCAGGGTCAGAACATCCTGTATGGTTTGGAGCGTATGGGTAGAGGGATAGCTTGGCGAAATCTGGTACATAGGCATCCCCCCGAAGAGACTGTTGGTCCAATAGGAGTGTTCTCCTGTCTGTGCCTCCCAATCGCGTACGTCCTGCGCCGTACCGCTGGCTCCCGCTACGTCGCCCTGGAACAGTACACGCCCGTCGAATGAGGCGGGATAGAAATAGGCCAAAGCGAGGGCTATGAAAAGGAGTACGACCGCAGCATAAGGTAGGATTTTGCGCCAATCAGGCTTTGTCTTATCGGTGGTGGTTACGGTTCCGGCAGCAGCTGTCGGCTTTTCGTTTTCTTTCATGATGTCGTTTATTTTTCGGTTACAAAGTTAAAAAACCATGTGATTGGCTCGGCCTACGACCAACTGCTTCTCTGAACGTTGAGCAGAGAAGTATCCTCCGCACATTGTTATTGTATGCAAGAGGTCAGAAAATGAGCAGTTCAAACCTTGGAACAAGCTCTCTCCTATTCTATATACATATCTGAGGACAAAGCGAAACCATTGAGGAAAGAGGCAGCATCCATTTGTTTCTTGCCGGGCATTTGGAGCGAGAGTATACGTATGACCCCTTTGCGGGTCATCACGTCGAGGTTTTTCTTGTCCCATATGATGGAGCCGAATCGGCCTCTGTGTCGCGGTTCTCGTTCTATCACTTGGGTACGGTATATTTTCAGCACGATGGACTCCATCCCTGGACGATGAAGCTTGGTCCAAGCTGTAGGGGCAGGCGATATGCTGCGGATGAAATTGTGTACCTCTTCAGCCGGTTTGTCCCAATCGATACGGCAGTCGTCTTTGAAAATCTTCGGAGCCGGTCGAGCACCAACATAGCCCGGAAGTTGCTCCTGTGGTATGGAGACGGGTTCTCCTTCGAGAAACAAGTCCACTGTGTGCACCAATACGGATGCACCGAGAGTAGCCATACGTTCGTACAATTCGCCGAAAGTCTCTTCATGTCCTATAGGCAACTTCTCTTGCAGCAGTACTTCACCCGTATCTATCTCATGCCGGAGGCGGAAGGTGGTAACTCCCGTTTCCGTATCGCCATGGCGTATCGCGTGGTTGATAGGGGCTGCTCCTCGATACATGGGCAGCAGAGAGCCATGCAGATTGATTGTTCCCATGGGGGGCATTTGCCATACGGAGCGAGGAAGCATACGGAAAGCCACTACGATTTGCAAGTGCGGCTGATAAGTCCGTAGTTCATCGAGAAAAGATTCCTCGTTCAGATTGTCCGGCTGGAGAATAGGCAGACCCAATTCCTGTGCGTATAGTTTGACCATACTGGGACTTACCTTATGTCCTCGACCCATAGGCTTGTCCGGCATAGTGACCACAGCTTTTACTTGGTATCCGTTTTCGACCAAAGCTCGGAGTGCCGGAACAGCAAAATCGGCCGTTCCCATAAAAATCAATCGTAGTTCTTCTTTCTTCATCTGATTGGCCGGGCGACTCCATGTACCGTCCCTCCTGCAATAATACTAATTTAATCCCTATGTCCCAAGCAGATCGTAATAAAGACAAACACTTCTGCTTCGTTCTAAGAAAATCTTCCGAGCATATTGAATAATCTCATCCGGCAATTATACTTTCCGGTGCTGCGATAACATACAAAAATGGAGCTGTGCCGAAAAACTATTTCAACACAACTCCTTATTTTAGCGGTATGGACGGGACTCGAACCCGCGACCCCCTGCGTGACAGGCAGGTATTCTAACCAGCTGAACTACCACACCGTTATTACCGTACTACTCCGGGGAAAACCTTAGGAAACTCCCCTTTTGCAGTGCAAAGATAGTAAGATAATCTTTTCATGCAACTTTTTGGAACAAATTGTTTCAGAAGTATATTAGAATAATAGGCATAAAAACGAAGTCGCCCGACTTCCTTAAAAGGAGGTCGGGCGATCGATTCATACTCTGAGACAATTACAGACCTATATTAAAAGTGTCTGCACAAAGTCTCCGAGTCCAAGACAGAATTACTTTACAGCGAGTTTCTCTACGTAAGACTTGCCGTCAACGACAACCATGACTGCATAGTAGCCGCCCTGAGCCGTGTAAACAACTGTGTTGCGACCGGCTGCCAGACGACGACCGTTCATGTCGTAGATCATAGCTTCGCCTTGGCAAGTTACCGTGATCGTCTTTCCAACAACTGTCAGCGTGTAAGGCTTCTGAGCCGTTACGTCTGCCACTCCGTCAGGAATATAATCCACACAAACCTTCGGAGATACGCCGGCTGCGTACTTAACCTCTACGCAATACTCATGAGATTGTGCACTCATTCCTGCATCGCGGTAGGTCGTTTCGGTCAGACCTTCCTTGATCTTCGTGCCGTCACGATAGACTGTATAGGTATAGCTTGCAGGTGAATCGTCTTCGACTTCCATATCAGTTCCATCTCCCATTCCGGCGCGACGCATCGTGAAGGTGTACTTCTTGCCTGCTTCGAATGTGAAATCGTCATAACGTGCAGGCTGGTTGCCTCCATCTCCTGCGATCCACATCTTTCCGGATGCAGGTTCCGGGTTCGTAATGCAATAGTCGTAAACACCACCGGGGATTACAACTTCACCCTGTCCTGTAACGATAATATTCTGTGTAGTAACAACAGGATCGGCATTGGCCGGGATCAAATACTCGAAGTTCGCACTGTAAAGATTGGAAGAAGCTGTTCCGGTAAAGAGAGGACCGGTTGCCGGAATGACACTTCCGAATGTATTGTGATCGGCATCCAACAAGAACTGGTAACCCGTATTGTCTCCCCATACGTTGTCTGCTGCGAGCACAACCTTGGCTTCGTTGGCACGTACATCGTTTGCAGGTTCGATCGTAACGAAAAGACCGTCTCCGATCCGTTTTACTTCACGAGAACCTTCTGTCTTTTTTGCGCTCGGGGCTTCCCACTTGAGAACCACGTCGCCGCCATCCGGTTGTGCCTTCAGGTTCTTTACAGGATTGAACTGAGTCGGATTAATAGTTACGTTTACGCACTCTTTCGGAGATACGCCGGCTGTGTACTTCACTTCCACGCAATACTCATGATTGCCTGTAGCTACGCCGTCTTCTTCGAAGGTCGTTTCGGTCAGACCTTCCTTGATCTTCGTACCGTCACGATACACCGTGTAGGTATAATCGGTCGGGGTGGGGCTGCCACCCATGGTGAACTGAATATCATCCAAAAGAATGTAGTTCAAATCCGAGCAATTGTAGTGACGGAAAGCAACATACTTCGTGCCCGCAGGCAAATCTACCGTACGCTCGATCCATACACTTTGAGGTTTGGCGCCATTGGCTTCCGTGGAAAGACCGAATCTTGCTCCGCCCTTATTTATTCCGTTAGGCGTTTCTTCGAAAACAACCGTGAAGTCTCCGGCGTTCGTGCCCGTCTTGGAGATCATCACCGCATAGTGATCCCCGGGAAAACCGTCGTTGACTGCATAGTAGTACTTTACCTTCGTTGCGCCTGTAACATCCTTTGAGATGAGATAGTTATCAGGATTCAAAGCCATTCCATTCCATGAGAAAGAGGCTACTACGTTGGTGCCGCCATGAGCTGTCAGCCAGTCCAATTGTCCGGAAGACAGACAGAGCCAACCCTGACCATCGCCATCGGCATCGATAGTAGTCCATTCCGCCGGTGCCTCTCCATGAGTAGAAGACTCGAACGTTTCCGTGAAGTCTGCGCGCTTGCCGTTGGCCTTGATCTCAACCTCATCAAGGTCGATGTAGAACATATCCGTGCTTTGGAAGTGACGGAAAGCAACATATTTCGTACCTGCGGGAAGGTCTACCGTCTTCTGGCGCCAAGTACCCTGTATACGACCACGAATAGCTTCCGGCGAGCGAACACCTTTTGCCGTAATCGTCTCTTCCAACAAAGCATTCGTGAAGTTGGATGCATCGTTACCGGTCGAAGATGCATACACCGCATAGTGCTCGGATGCATAATTAGCATCCTGTGCGCATACCCAGAAAGTCAACTTACCTCCGTTAGGCAAATCCAATGCCGGTGTTATCAGATAGTTGTCAGGGGTAAGAACTCCTATACCACCAAGACCGAATGACTCTGAATATACACAACCATTGCTATTGTAGCCAGCGATTCCGGGAGCATTTCCAGGCTTCCAGCCATGCCCGTCACCGTCTGCATCGATCGTCTTCCATGAGGCAGGAATACCATTTTCGAATGATTCGGAAAGTGTTGTTGTTCCGGGATTCGGATTCGGATTCGGATTCGGATTTGGATTCGGGGTACCATTAGGTGCATCCCACTTGAGCGTTACTTTCTGGCCGACTGCACTACCGGTCAGGTTCTGTACAGGAGCAAATTCATTGGATCCTTCTACCGTAACGTCTTTACATACCTTCGGAGATACGCCGGCTGTGTACTTAACTTCCACGCAATACTCATGATTGCCCGTAGCTACACCGTCTTCTTCGAATGTCGTAGCCGTCAGACCTTCCTTGATCTTCGTGCCGTCACGATAGACAGTATAGGTGTAATCGCTTCCACCACCTTCGCTTATAGTCAATTCAGTTCCATCACCGCTACCCATCTTCTTCATAAGGAAATGGTATTTTTTACCGGCTTCAAATACATAATCATCTTCTTTCGTCGGTCCTTGTCCGGCAATCCAAATCTTTGCATTTGCTTGAGGAGCAGCAATTGCAAAGTCATAAGTTCCGGCCGGTATATTAACGGATGCAGTACCATCCATTATCATATTGGTAGGGGAACAAGAAGGATCTGCATTTTCCGGAACAGTATATTCGAACGGAGCGAACAGATTGGCCGGGACACTACAGTTCGGCCAAAGAGTATGGGTATCACTGGGTATAACCTGTCCATATTGATCATGGTCTGCATCCAAAAGAATCTGATAACCGGATCCATCATTCCAAACATCGTGAGCTTCAAGAACAATCTCGGCCTGACCGCTGCGAAGAAGTTCGGGGGCATCGCTGACTGACAGAAGAACCAATTCTCGTATGCCATCCACGCTGCGAGCGGTATTAGTGGTTGCATTGGTTTTCGTGCTCGGTGCATCCCACTTGAGCGTTACTTTCTGACCCTGCGTTGTAGCTGTCAAGTTGGAAACGGGCTGGTAGGGGTTAGGCTCACCATTAGTGTTGATGGTCTTAATAACCGTCTCTTTGTTGTAACCAACTACTGTAAGGGTAAGCGTGCTTTCATTTGTCAGACCTGTCAGATTGATTGTAGCTGTTCCATTTTCGACAACTGCAGAACCGAACATCTTTCCATTGGCTGAAATGGTAGCAATAGCACCATTATAATCGCAAGATACGTTGACTGAAGCATCCGTCAAATTAATCTGAGCCGGAGCCGTAACCTGCATTTTGGTCGGGACAAGTGTACGAACGAGCAGCGAGGGGTCGCCGAAAACAGTCCATGTGTCGAGCATCTTCTCACCATCCTTTTTATACTTTTCCACCATAGCAAACATACCGTTCATGGTGACACCACCGAAAGTACGCTTGATGTTGTTCGGGTGTTTTTCGCACAGAATTTCGTTCATCTCATCCTGCCCGCGCATAGGAGAAGCCCAAGACTGGTTGATCGTAGACGCTATGATAGCAACAGTACCTGTCGGCTTACCATCTTTTTGTGCACGCATCAGGGCTTCTGCGAAGCAAGGCATGCTGAATAGGAAATCGCCATTCACACAAGCTACGTCGAAAATAAACGGTAGCTGGTTGCTGTTGGTAAGCTGCTTCACATGAGTGGTGCCGAAGTGAGACGTACCCCAAGCTGTTTCGCTACCGTGGCCCGTATAGTTGACCAACGAGATTCCTCCGT
This genomic stretch from Porphyromonas gingivalis ATCC 33277 harbors:
- the rgpA gene encoding Arg-gingipain RgpA, whose product is MKNLNKFVSIALCSSLLGGMAFAQQTELGRNPNVRLLESTQQSVTKVQFRMDNLKFTEVQTPKGMAQVPTYTEGVNLSEKGMPTLPILSRSLAVSDTREMKVEVVSSKFIEKKNVLIAPSKGMIMRNEDPKKIPYVYGKSYSQNKFFPGEIATLDDPFILRDVRGQVVNFAPLQYNPVTKTLRIYTEITVAVSETSEQGKNILNKKGTFAGFEDTYKRMFMNYEPGRYTPVEEKQNGRMIVIVAKKYEGDIKDFVDWKNQRGLRTEVKVAEDIASPVTANAIQQFVKQEYEKEGNDLTYVLLVGDHKDIPAKITPGIKSDQVYGQIVGNDHYNEVFIGRFSCESKEDLKTQIDRTIHYERNITTEDKWLGQALCIASAEGGPSADNGESDIQHENVIANLLTQYGYTKIIKCYDPGVTPKNIIDAFNGGISLVNYTGHGSETAWGTSHFGTTHVKQLTNSNQLPFIFDVACVNGDFLFSMPCFAEALMRAQKDGKPTGTVAIIASTINQSWASPMRGQDEMNEILCEKHPNNIKRTFGGVTMNGMFAMVEKYKKDGEKMLDTWTVFGDPSLLVRTLVPTKMQVTAPAQINLTDASVNVSCDYNGAIATISANGKMFGSAVVENGTATINLTGLTNESTLTLTVVGYNKETVIKTINTNGEPNPYQPVSNLTATTQGQKVTLKWDAPSTKTNATTNTARSVDGIRELVLLSVSDAPELLRSGQAEIVLEAHDVWNDGSGYQILLDADHDQYGQVIPSDTHTLWPNCSVPANLFAPFEYTVPENADPSCSPTNMIMDGTASVNIPAGTYDFAIAAPQANAKIWIAGQGPTKEDDYVFEAGKKYHFLMKKMGSGDGTELTISEGGGSDYTYTVYRDGTKIKEGLTATTFEEDGVATGNHEYCVEVKYTAGVSPKVCKDVTVEGSNEFAPVQNLTGSAVGQKVTLKWDAPNGTPNPNPNPNPNPNPGTTTLSESFENGIPASWKTIDADGDGHGWKPGNAPGIAGYNSNGCVYSESFGLGGIGVLTPDNYLITPALDLPNGGKLTFWVCAQDANYASEHYAVYASSTGNDASNFTNALLEETITAKGVRSPEAIRGRIQGTWRQKTVDLPAGTKYVAFRHFQSTDMFYIDLDEVEIKANGKRADFTETFESSTHGEAPAEWTTIDADGDGQGWLCLSSGQLDWLTAHGGTNVVASFSWNGMALNPDNYLISKDVTGATKVKYYYAVNDGFPGDHYAVMISKTGTNAGDFTVVFEETPNGINKGGARFGLSTEANGAKPQSVWIERTVDLPAGTKYVAFRHYNCSDLNYILLDDIQFTMGGSPTPTDYTYTVYRDGTKIKEGLTETTFEEDGVATGNHEYCVEVKYTAGVSPKECVNVTINPTQFNPVKNLKAQPDGGDVVLKWEAPSAKKTEGSREVKRIGDGLFVTIEPANDVRANEAKVVLAADNVWGDNTGYQFLLDADHNTFGSVIPATGPLFTGTASSNLYSANFEYLIPANADPVVTTQNIIVTGQGEVVIPGGVYDYCITNPEPASGKMWIAGDGGNQPARYDDFTFEAGKKYTFTMRRAGMGDGTDMEVEDDSPASYTYTVYRDGTKIKEGLTETTYRDAGMSAQSHEYCVEVKYAAGVSPKVCVDYIPDGVADVTAQKPYTLTVVGKTITVTCQGEAMIYDMNGRRLAAGRNTVVYTAQGGYYAVMVVVDGKSYVEKLAVK
- the fmt gene encoding methionyl-tRNA formyltransferase, with amino-acid sequence MKKEELRLIFMGTADFAVPALRALVENGYQVKAVVTMPDKPMGRGHKVSPSMVKLYAQELGLPILQPDNLNEESFLDELRTYQPHLQIVVAFRMLPRSVWQMPPMGTINLHGSLLPMYRGAAPINHAIRHGDTETGVTTFRLRHEIDTGEVLLQEKLPIGHEETFGELYERMATLGASVLVHTVDLFLEGEPVSIPQEQLPGYVGARPAPKIFKDDCRIDWDKPAEEVHNFIRSISPAPTAWTKLHRPGMESIVLKIYRTQVIEREPRHRGRFGSIIWDKKNLDVMTRKGVIRILSLQMPGKKQMDAASFLNGFALSSDMYIE